One Apostichopus japonicus isolate 1M-3 chromosome 14, ASM3797524v1, whole genome shotgun sequence genomic window carries:
- the LOC139979948 gene encoding uncharacterized protein isoform X2, with protein MYHNINILFYTRHINLLFLPALTPGGRSYQFYIYGAGISAVENGGIAHLGGLEQDDTLLSINEEECLSHALAVSLIQSGGDKITLIVQRGTLDNNTMKMADFHHQGIPEEADKVNLSSKQQYIQWEEQDLEKSKGNYSSGTNGNSSSGVNRRIKKQNSQSNLQRPKSWHNTGILHSYSSSMDGSTQVPSSSSRQSDNYVDDSGSPSIDAYTYELQQKSIEQFQQLAAPAEHDVSPGFVKRRAMNYGNPVNQSGGNYGPQPAIIYPQVVSAVQVQNNQAGRMPNGNVSSSSQQQVPGVGIANYSMVQMPQKQYASTADVLGEKKVPPPLPTRVDSKNRTLELSEQHHAKSSSWPATKPQATSTDTPTQSSVISPTSLPPVKLPRSQEQVYPHSWVKKPSGGTGRIAATVSSSSDFQLFSAQPVLIGEESTTFVEKWFQKRDEPVSSSPPATWHASTRHSPPSPPTRDIDVDRDKKGQRHQTSDSLYKDYEALLSEFDQQDNNMQTSRQDFTEVLTSVSTRENQTLSETVPIRTSPSFSSQKRQTDGQENQKRVQRKNSLNGESNERTWKNPNDFSVTAPAPLRSEAYHNNADYGMKEGDSEKTQPVAVSTHVRQKSELSITGNAPRNRTPINPLLMGALDLKGDQAESDRGSSNSARNSPNPSRNSPNPSRPSGNASRDQDTNSSQPLSSEDQRKLDQLSSGNSFLSMLQRDNQKMSFFGGEEFDRKNGPEVASDQVEPVMSPSSGHYRQGSYDPPSRRSLEPSQRHYLYSSRLSHSTTSLNSTMPEMRAKDTPSSNHARYNSFSGATGNEPPDVSMETKVPLEQGNQQARFSAEPTNVTESGGDYRQSRSDSDQTRKSSNTRRHRVSDPQLEGASNRSYMRPELLDTRLAKQRRSPQSSRSGSNTSSSSHESNRSFSGDHYSSTSSLASSRGYSDHFPGTHGRYSDVGIKGRESSPRSSPVDAASRQASHLSRSASMSVQIQLGNLHPRSPLPDKYGIPPEGRKRNKQPHVPERSHSMAVMDFKRKAAAANSEVNLPGSRGQEMTNEVRGIDTKYQVSHRTNTSPKSPVFKFPERPEIVRQENVETANASPMQVSNYTTVNEKKIGNPESPKESSKGGIQDDQLPTSPPLPPPPPDEEVKEIPGGADFPPPPPEFLVLKSAITAPIPRSDSKDREVISVQSVQPVAVDQSSYPVKVSSPVTARKVSSEDDLLNRSKSPVDHQKDSPVRDNRSLDNRDVVDEDSGTEKSSLEDREDNLSKEDTEEAEVNESDDPLVNRVLSFLSTSQTSHLRKLYPDQRKGKRKLSRPSSGKMPNVSSDEKDKYASRKDSLTPDEGPLSLSLTRYLHISPGRASLLNKARELQGSDVPCDGEDAEKLKNTKEELIERISRKVEELCNTQGEVKQEIQETEEIGRQLDGTIKQSCSAEIQKKYSTYIGDLEKVTKLLLNLSRKLTKVDSILHDLKEDNKENRDNLEKMKSNYASRYEDAKKLKESISQRHEDISSRLTEPLSPGEHEDFTYFVAVRCRLLIEAQDIEDKIQLGNEQIQALKTSLEDQTSKNNEAEESKDVNGNCNNEGHNSKPFPS; from the exons GGGAACGTTAGACAACAACACAATGAAGATGGCGGATTTTCACCATCAAGGCATTCCAGAAGAAGCAGATAAAGTGAACCTTTCATCAAAGCAGCAGTACATTCAGTGGGAAGAGCAGGACTTGGAGAAATCCAAAGGTAACTACTCCTCTGGTACCAATGGCAACAGCAGTAGCGGAGTAAACAGGAGAATCAAGAAACAGAATTC TCAATCTAATCTACAGAGACCCAAGTCCTGGCATAACACTGGTATCCTTCACAGTTACTCCTCGAGTATGGATGGAAGTACCCAAGTCCCGTCCTCGTCAAGCAGACAGTCGGATAACTATGTAGATGACAGTGGCTCTCCATCAATAGATGCTTACACATATGAACTACAACAAAAATCAATTGAACAATTCCAGCAGTTGGCTGCTCCTGCTGAACATGATGTCAGTCCTGGGTTTGTGAAGAGGAGAGCCATGAATTACGGAAACCCAGTGAATCAGTCTGGTGGAAACTATGGTCCGCAACCAGCGATAATTTACCCTCAGGTCGTCTCGGCAGTCCAGGTGCAGAACAATCAGGCCGGCAGGATGCCGAACGGtaatgtttcttcttcttctcagcAGCAAGTGCCTGGAGTGGGGATCGCAAATTATTCCATGGTTCAGATGCCTCAAAAACAATATGCAAGCACAGCCGATGTACTAGGGGAGAAGAAAGTCCCTCCCCCGTTACCTACGAGGGTAGATTCAAAGAATAGGACTCTAGAGCTTAGCGAGCAGCATCACGCTAAATCATCCTCATGGCCGGCAACAAAGCCGCAAGCGACCAGTACTGACACTCCAACTCAAAGTTCTGTCATATCTCCCACCAGCCTTCCACCAGTGAAACTGCCTCGATCGCAAGAGCAGGTCTACCCTCATTCATGGGTCAAGAAGCCCTCTGGGGGGACTGGTAGAATTGCTGCTACCGTGTCGTCTTCGTCAGATTTTCAGCTGTTTTCTGCCCAGCCGGTCCTCATAGGTGAAGAGAGTACAACATTCGTGGAAAAATGGTTTCAGAAACGAGATGAACCAGTTTCATCGAGTCCTCCAGCAACATGGCATGCCTCCACCCGCCACAGTCCTCCGTCTCCTCCAACCAGAGATATAGATGTAGATCGAGACAAGAAGGGACAGAGGCATCAAACGAGTGACTCGCTCTATAAGGATTATGAGGCCCTCTTGTCGGAGTTCGACCAGCAAGATAACAACATGCAAACATCTAGACAGGACTTCACGGAAGTATTAACGAGTGTATCGACGAGAGAAAACCAAACATTATCTGAGACGGTACCGATTCGTACCTCCCCTTCTTTCTCAAGTCAGAAGCGCCAAACAGATGGGCAGGAGAACCAGAAGAGGGTACAACGTAAAAATTCGCTGAATGGAGAGTCTAACGAAAGAACTTGGAAGAATCCAAACGATTTTTCCGTCACTGCCCCTGCACCATTGCGAAGTGAAGCTTATCATAATAATGCAGATTATGGTATGAAGGAGGGAGACTCAGAGAAGACACAGCCAGTAGCAGTATCTACCCACGTCCGACAGAAAAGTGAATTATCCATCACAGGAAATGCACCTCGTAACCGCACCCCCATCAACCCTCTATTAATGGGAGCTTTAGACTTGAAGGGGGATCAAGCGGAAAGTGACAGAGGTTCTTCAAACTCAGCTAGAAATTCTCCAAACCCATCCAGGAATTCCCCGAATCCATCTAGGCCTTCTGGGAATGCATCCAGGGATCAGGATACAAATTCCTCTCAACCACTGTCCTCTGAAGATCAGAGAAAGCTTGACCAACTCTCGTCCGGTAATTCCTTTTTGTCAATGCTTCAGCGCGACAATCAAAAGATGAGCTTCTTTGGAGGGGAAGAATTTGACAGGAAAAATGGCCCAGAGGTGGCCAGCGACCAAGTAGAGCCTGTGATGAGCCCGTCGAGTGGCCACTACAGACAGGGCTCATATGATCCACCTTCCAGACGGAGCTTGGAGCCTAGTCAAAGGCATTATCTGTATTCATCTCGGTTGAGCCACTCCACCACCTCTCTAAACAGTACTATGCCAGAAATGAGAGCCAAGGATACACCATCGTCCAATCACGCTCGATACAATTCCTTCTCCGGGGCCACAGGGAACGAACCCCCTGATGTTTCCATGGAAACAAAAGTTCCCTTGGAACAAGGGAACCAACAAGCCAGGTTTTCAGCGGAACCGACAAACGTAACTGAAAGCGGCGGGGATTACAGGCAGTCGAGATCAGACTCTGACCAGACGAGGAAATCCTCAAATACTCGCAGGCATAGAGTTTCCGACCCGCAACTGGAAGGGGCTTCTAATAGATCATATATGAGACCAGAGCTGCTGGATACTAGATTAGCCAAGCAACGGAGGTCACCTCAATCATCTCGAAGCGGTTCAAATACATCCTCGTCGTCGCACGAATCCAACCGGTCATTTTCGGGAGACCACTATTCATCTACGAGTTCCTTGGCCTCCAGTCGTGGATACAGCGACCACTTTCCAGGCACGCACGGCCGTTACTCCGATGTCGGAATCAAAGGAAGGGAGTCTAGCCCCCGCTCATCACCGGTGGACGCTGCATCTCGGCAGGCGAGTCATCTCTCTCGGTCTGCTTCCATGAGTGTGCAAATCCAGCTTGGTAATTTGCATCCCAGATCACCTCTCCCAGATAAATATGGCATTCCACCTGAGGGGAGGAAGAGGAACAAACAGCCTCATGTCCCTGAGAGG TCTCATTCCATGGCTGTAATGGATTTCAAGAGAAAAGCAGCTGCTGCAAATTCTGAGGTCAATTTACCAGGGTCAAGAGGTCAGGAGATGACAAATGAAGTGAGAGGCATTGATACCAAGTACCAAGTATCCCACAGAACAAATACTAGTCCCAAGTCACCAGTTTTCAAGTTTCCTGAAAGGCCTGAAATTGTAAG GCAAGAGAATGTTGAGACTGCAAATGCTTCGCCGATGCAAGTCAGTAATTACACGACTGTAAATGAGAAGAAGATAGGGAATCCAGAGTCTCCTAAAGAGTCGTCAAAAGGTGGTATCCAAGACGACCAACTGCCAACGAGTCCTCCATTACCACCACCACCTCCAGACGAGGAGGTCAAAGAAATTCCTGGCGGTGCTGATTTCCCTCCACCACCACCAGAGTTTTTGGTATTGAAGTCTGCGATTACAGCGCCCATTCCTCGGTCTGATAGCAAGGACAG GGAAGTGATATCGGTCCAATCAGTTCAGCCCGTTGCGGTAGATCAGAGTTCATACCCTGTTAAAGTATCATCCCCTGTCACGGCCAGAAAGGTGTCCTCGGAAGACGACTTATTAAACAGAAGCAAGAGTCCAGTCGACCACCAGAAGGACAGCCCCGTACGGGATAACCGCTCTCTGGATAACAGAGACGTCGTCGACGAGGACAGCGGGACGGAAAAGTCCAGTCTAGAGGATCGAGAGGACAACCTGTCGAAGGAAGACACCGAGGAGGCGGAGGTCAACGAATCGGACGACCCTCTGGTCAATCGTGTGCTCTCATTCCTCTCCACATCTCAGACCTCGCATCTCCGAAAGCTTTATCCAGATCAGCGGAAGGGAAAGCGGAAGCTATCCAGGCCCTCCTCTGGCAAAATGCCAAATGTTTCATCTGATGAGAAGGATAAATACGCATCGAGGAA GGACAGCCTCACCCCTGATGAAGGGCCGTTATCGTTGAGTCTGACCCGCTACTTACATATTTCACCGGGGAGGGCCAGTCTGCTGAACAAGGCCAGGGAACTCCAGGGGTCAGATGTACCCTGCGACGGGGAAGACGCAGAAAAGCTGAAAAATAcaaag GAAGAACTGATAGAAAGAATATCGAGGAAAGTGGAAGAATTGTGCAATACCCAAGGGGAAGTGAAACAGGAAATTCAGGAAACGGAGGAGATCGGCAG ACAACTTGACGGTACCATTAAACAGTCCTGCTCGGCCGAAATTCAGAAGAAGTACTCGACGTATATCGGTGATTTGGAGAAAGTCACAAAACTCTTGCTAAATCTTTCCAGGAAGTTAACCAAAGTAGACAGTATCTTGCACGACCTCAAGGAGGACAATAAAGAAAACAGG GACAACTTGGAGAAGATGAAAAGTAATTATGCAAGTCGCTACGAGGATGCCAAGAAGTTGAAAGAGTCCATCTCGCAGAGACACGAGGACATCTCGTCGAGACTGACGGAGCCTCTCTCTCCCGGCGAACACGAAGATTTCACCTACTTTGTAGCCGTCAGGTGTAGGCTTCTCATAGAGGCTCAGGACATTGAAGATAAAATCCAGTTGGGGAACGAGCAGATACAAGCGTTGAAAACCAGTCTGGAGGACCAGACGAGTAAAAATAACGAAGCGGAGGAGAGCAAAGATGTGAACGGAAACTGTAATAACGAAGGACACAACAGTAAACCGTTCCCCAGCTGA
- the LOC139979948 gene encoding uncharacterized protein isoform X1, whose amino-acid sequence MKSKDEADSSPSFFEICLYGGRPWGFSLSGGSEHHCPLTITKVENGGIAHLGGLEQDDTLLSINEEECLSHALAVSLIQSGGDKITLIVQRGTLDNNTMKMADFHHQGIPEEADKVNLSSKQQYIQWEEQDLEKSKGNYSSGTNGNSSSGVNRRIKKQNSQSNLQRPKSWHNTGILHSYSSSMDGSTQVPSSSSRQSDNYVDDSGSPSIDAYTYELQQKSIEQFQQLAAPAEHDVSPGFVKRRAMNYGNPVNQSGGNYGPQPAIIYPQVVSAVQVQNNQAGRMPNGNVSSSSQQQVPGVGIANYSMVQMPQKQYASTADVLGEKKVPPPLPTRVDSKNRTLELSEQHHAKSSSWPATKPQATSTDTPTQSSVISPTSLPPVKLPRSQEQVYPHSWVKKPSGGTGRIAATVSSSSDFQLFSAQPVLIGEESTTFVEKWFQKRDEPVSSSPPATWHASTRHSPPSPPTRDIDVDRDKKGQRHQTSDSLYKDYEALLSEFDQQDNNMQTSRQDFTEVLTSVSTRENQTLSETVPIRTSPSFSSQKRQTDGQENQKRVQRKNSLNGESNERTWKNPNDFSVTAPAPLRSEAYHNNADYGMKEGDSEKTQPVAVSTHVRQKSELSITGNAPRNRTPINPLLMGALDLKGDQAESDRGSSNSARNSPNPSRNSPNPSRPSGNASRDQDTNSSQPLSSEDQRKLDQLSSGNSFLSMLQRDNQKMSFFGGEEFDRKNGPEVASDQVEPVMSPSSGHYRQGSYDPPSRRSLEPSQRHYLYSSRLSHSTTSLNSTMPEMRAKDTPSSNHARYNSFSGATGNEPPDVSMETKVPLEQGNQQARFSAEPTNVTESGGDYRQSRSDSDQTRKSSNTRRHRVSDPQLEGASNRSYMRPELLDTRLAKQRRSPQSSRSGSNTSSSSHESNRSFSGDHYSSTSSLASSRGYSDHFPGTHGRYSDVGIKGRESSPRSSPVDAASRQASHLSRSASMSVQIQLGNLHPRSPLPDKYGIPPEGRKRNKQPHVPERSHSMAVMDFKRKAAAANSEVNLPGSRGQEMTNEVRGIDTKYQVSHRTNTSPKSPVFKFPERPEIVRQENVETANASPMQVSNYTTVNEKKIGNPESPKESSKGGIQDDQLPTSPPLPPPPPDEEVKEIPGGADFPPPPPEFLVLKSAITAPIPRSDSKDREVISVQSVQPVAVDQSSYPVKVSSPVTARKVSSEDDLLNRSKSPVDHQKDSPVRDNRSLDNRDVVDEDSGTEKSSLEDREDNLSKEDTEEAEVNESDDPLVNRVLSFLSTSQTSHLRKLYPDQRKGKRKLSRPSSGKMPNVSSDEKDKYASRKDSLTPDEGPLSLSLTRYLHISPGRASLLNKARELQGSDVPCDGEDAEKLKNTKEELIERISRKVEELCNTQGEVKQEIQETEEIGRQLDGTIKQSCSAEIQKKYSTYIGDLEKVTKLLLNLSRKLTKVDSILHDLKEDNKENRDNLEKMKSNYASRYEDAKKLKESISQRHEDISSRLTEPLSPGEHEDFTYFVAVRCRLLIEAQDIEDKIQLGNEQIQALKTSLEDQTSKNNEAEESKDVNGNCNNEGHNSKPFPS is encoded by the exons GGGAACGTTAGACAACAACACAATGAAGATGGCGGATTTTCACCATCAAGGCATTCCAGAAGAAGCAGATAAAGTGAACCTTTCATCAAAGCAGCAGTACATTCAGTGGGAAGAGCAGGACTTGGAGAAATCCAAAGGTAACTACTCCTCTGGTACCAATGGCAACAGCAGTAGCGGAGTAAACAGGAGAATCAAGAAACAGAATTC TCAATCTAATCTACAGAGACCCAAGTCCTGGCATAACACTGGTATCCTTCACAGTTACTCCTCGAGTATGGATGGAAGTACCCAAGTCCCGTCCTCGTCAAGCAGACAGTCGGATAACTATGTAGATGACAGTGGCTCTCCATCAATAGATGCTTACACATATGAACTACAACAAAAATCAATTGAACAATTCCAGCAGTTGGCTGCTCCTGCTGAACATGATGTCAGTCCTGGGTTTGTGAAGAGGAGAGCCATGAATTACGGAAACCCAGTGAATCAGTCTGGTGGAAACTATGGTCCGCAACCAGCGATAATTTACCCTCAGGTCGTCTCGGCAGTCCAGGTGCAGAACAATCAGGCCGGCAGGATGCCGAACGGtaatgtttcttcttcttctcagcAGCAAGTGCCTGGAGTGGGGATCGCAAATTATTCCATGGTTCAGATGCCTCAAAAACAATATGCAAGCACAGCCGATGTACTAGGGGAGAAGAAAGTCCCTCCCCCGTTACCTACGAGGGTAGATTCAAAGAATAGGACTCTAGAGCTTAGCGAGCAGCATCACGCTAAATCATCCTCATGGCCGGCAACAAAGCCGCAAGCGACCAGTACTGACACTCCAACTCAAAGTTCTGTCATATCTCCCACCAGCCTTCCACCAGTGAAACTGCCTCGATCGCAAGAGCAGGTCTACCCTCATTCATGGGTCAAGAAGCCCTCTGGGGGGACTGGTAGAATTGCTGCTACCGTGTCGTCTTCGTCAGATTTTCAGCTGTTTTCTGCCCAGCCGGTCCTCATAGGTGAAGAGAGTACAACATTCGTGGAAAAATGGTTTCAGAAACGAGATGAACCAGTTTCATCGAGTCCTCCAGCAACATGGCATGCCTCCACCCGCCACAGTCCTCCGTCTCCTCCAACCAGAGATATAGATGTAGATCGAGACAAGAAGGGACAGAGGCATCAAACGAGTGACTCGCTCTATAAGGATTATGAGGCCCTCTTGTCGGAGTTCGACCAGCAAGATAACAACATGCAAACATCTAGACAGGACTTCACGGAAGTATTAACGAGTGTATCGACGAGAGAAAACCAAACATTATCTGAGACGGTACCGATTCGTACCTCCCCTTCTTTCTCAAGTCAGAAGCGCCAAACAGATGGGCAGGAGAACCAGAAGAGGGTACAACGTAAAAATTCGCTGAATGGAGAGTCTAACGAAAGAACTTGGAAGAATCCAAACGATTTTTCCGTCACTGCCCCTGCACCATTGCGAAGTGAAGCTTATCATAATAATGCAGATTATGGTATGAAGGAGGGAGACTCAGAGAAGACACAGCCAGTAGCAGTATCTACCCACGTCCGACAGAAAAGTGAATTATCCATCACAGGAAATGCACCTCGTAACCGCACCCCCATCAACCCTCTATTAATGGGAGCTTTAGACTTGAAGGGGGATCAAGCGGAAAGTGACAGAGGTTCTTCAAACTCAGCTAGAAATTCTCCAAACCCATCCAGGAATTCCCCGAATCCATCTAGGCCTTCTGGGAATGCATCCAGGGATCAGGATACAAATTCCTCTCAACCACTGTCCTCTGAAGATCAGAGAAAGCTTGACCAACTCTCGTCCGGTAATTCCTTTTTGTCAATGCTTCAGCGCGACAATCAAAAGATGAGCTTCTTTGGAGGGGAAGAATTTGACAGGAAAAATGGCCCAGAGGTGGCCAGCGACCAAGTAGAGCCTGTGATGAGCCCGTCGAGTGGCCACTACAGACAGGGCTCATATGATCCACCTTCCAGACGGAGCTTGGAGCCTAGTCAAAGGCATTATCTGTATTCATCTCGGTTGAGCCACTCCACCACCTCTCTAAACAGTACTATGCCAGAAATGAGAGCCAAGGATACACCATCGTCCAATCACGCTCGATACAATTCCTTCTCCGGGGCCACAGGGAACGAACCCCCTGATGTTTCCATGGAAACAAAAGTTCCCTTGGAACAAGGGAACCAACAAGCCAGGTTTTCAGCGGAACCGACAAACGTAACTGAAAGCGGCGGGGATTACAGGCAGTCGAGATCAGACTCTGACCAGACGAGGAAATCCTCAAATACTCGCAGGCATAGAGTTTCCGACCCGCAACTGGAAGGGGCTTCTAATAGATCATATATGAGACCAGAGCTGCTGGATACTAGATTAGCCAAGCAACGGAGGTCACCTCAATCATCTCGAAGCGGTTCAAATACATCCTCGTCGTCGCACGAATCCAACCGGTCATTTTCGGGAGACCACTATTCATCTACGAGTTCCTTGGCCTCCAGTCGTGGATACAGCGACCACTTTCCAGGCACGCACGGCCGTTACTCCGATGTCGGAATCAAAGGAAGGGAGTCTAGCCCCCGCTCATCACCGGTGGACGCTGCATCTCGGCAGGCGAGTCATCTCTCTCGGTCTGCTTCCATGAGTGTGCAAATCCAGCTTGGTAATTTGCATCCCAGATCACCTCTCCCAGATAAATATGGCATTCCACCTGAGGGGAGGAAGAGGAACAAACAGCCTCATGTCCCTGAGAGG TCTCATTCCATGGCTGTAATGGATTTCAAGAGAAAAGCAGCTGCTGCAAATTCTGAGGTCAATTTACCAGGGTCAAGAGGTCAGGAGATGACAAATGAAGTGAGAGGCATTGATACCAAGTACCAAGTATCCCACAGAACAAATACTAGTCCCAAGTCACCAGTTTTCAAGTTTCCTGAAAGGCCTGAAATTGTAAG GCAAGAGAATGTTGAGACTGCAAATGCTTCGCCGATGCAAGTCAGTAATTACACGACTGTAAATGAGAAGAAGATAGGGAATCCAGAGTCTCCTAAAGAGTCGTCAAAAGGTGGTATCCAAGACGACCAACTGCCAACGAGTCCTCCATTACCACCACCACCTCCAGACGAGGAGGTCAAAGAAATTCCTGGCGGTGCTGATTTCCCTCCACCACCACCAGAGTTTTTGGTATTGAAGTCTGCGATTACAGCGCCCATTCCTCGGTCTGATAGCAAGGACAG GGAAGTGATATCGGTCCAATCAGTTCAGCCCGTTGCGGTAGATCAGAGTTCATACCCTGTTAAAGTATCATCCCCTGTCACGGCCAGAAAGGTGTCCTCGGAAGACGACTTATTAAACAGAAGCAAGAGTCCAGTCGACCACCAGAAGGACAGCCCCGTACGGGATAACCGCTCTCTGGATAACAGAGACGTCGTCGACGAGGACAGCGGGACGGAAAAGTCCAGTCTAGAGGATCGAGAGGACAACCTGTCGAAGGAAGACACCGAGGAGGCGGAGGTCAACGAATCGGACGACCCTCTGGTCAATCGTGTGCTCTCATTCCTCTCCACATCTCAGACCTCGCATCTCCGAAAGCTTTATCCAGATCAGCGGAAGGGAAAGCGGAAGCTATCCAGGCCCTCCTCTGGCAAAATGCCAAATGTTTCATCTGATGAGAAGGATAAATACGCATCGAGGAA GGACAGCCTCACCCCTGATGAAGGGCCGTTATCGTTGAGTCTGACCCGCTACTTACATATTTCACCGGGGAGGGCCAGTCTGCTGAACAAGGCCAGGGAACTCCAGGGGTCAGATGTACCCTGCGACGGGGAAGACGCAGAAAAGCTGAAAAATAcaaag GAAGAACTGATAGAAAGAATATCGAGGAAAGTGGAAGAATTGTGCAATACCCAAGGGGAAGTGAAACAGGAAATTCAGGAAACGGAGGAGATCGGCAG ACAACTTGACGGTACCATTAAACAGTCCTGCTCGGCCGAAATTCAGAAGAAGTACTCGACGTATATCGGTGATTTGGAGAAAGTCACAAAACTCTTGCTAAATCTTTCCAGGAAGTTAACCAAAGTAGACAGTATCTTGCACGACCTCAAGGAGGACAATAAAGAAAACAGG GACAACTTGGAGAAGATGAAAAGTAATTATGCAAGTCGCTACGAGGATGCCAAGAAGTTGAAAGAGTCCATCTCGCAGAGACACGAGGACATCTCGTCGAGACTGACGGAGCCTCTCTCTCCCGGCGAACACGAAGATTTCACCTACTTTGTAGCCGTCAGGTGTAGGCTTCTCATAGAGGCTCAGGACATTGAAGATAAAATCCAGTTGGGGAACGAGCAGATACAAGCGTTGAAAACCAGTCTGGAGGACCAGACGAGTAAAAATAACGAAGCGGAGGAGAGCAAAGATGTGAACGGAAACTGTAATAACGAAGGACACAACAGTAAACCGTTCCCCAGCTGA